Proteins encoded within one genomic window of Macrotis lagotis isolate mMagLag1 chromosome 3, bilby.v1.9.chrom.fasta, whole genome shotgun sequence:
- the CDC42BPG gene encoding serine/threonine-protein kinase MRCK gamma, which translates to MESRLRALQRLARGEPAGLLDGLLDLLLGLHQELSSAPLRRERNVAHFLSWATPFVTKVKELRLQRDDFEILKVIGRGAFGEVAVVRQKNTDQIFAMKMLHKWEMLKRAETACFREERDVLVKGDGHWVTTLHWAFQDDEYLYLVMDYYAGGDLLTLLSRFEDRLPPELAQFYLAEMVLAIHSLHQLGYVHRDVKPDNVLLDTNGHIRLADFGSCLRLNANGMVDSSVAVGTPDYISPEILQAMEEGKGHYGPQCDWWSLGVCMYELLFGETPFYAESLVETYGKIMNYEDHLQFPPDVPEVSESARDLIRKLLCRQEERLGRGGLDDFRAHPFFEGVDWEQLPTSTAPYIPELQGPVDTSNFDVDDDTLNHPGTLPPASHGTFSGHHLPFVGFTFTPCPSSDKSPDPLAPSLEWKSGHLEKAELNGSLQDFQQRAAPGCQELEQLRKEVDSLRKKLAEAQAEGAPGGKPIPVSNWQQERDQLCQDLSEARAQLQTQAQELLISDGRQKELQQRLKEAEEAMGAARSRAQALSRQLDDAREAQAELETKVTTLSTEVSRLRKQRERSREKERARGKASQPTPETNGSGPLSPTLQGPGQQEALKKELDALRSQLEQARSQGTSSLKGRDELLRLQEENRRLTQAQEQLSGELEREKQIQRQLEGEKRENESNWEAQISDILTWVNDEKVSRGYLQALATKMAEELEALRSAGTQTLPARPLDHQWKARRLQKMEASAKLELQSALEAEIRAKQSLQEELGRVQEAQRLGESHLQEAEKRNQALQQELATLKEELKARGLGDSKPSNSLIPFLSFRSSEKDASKDPASFPDPPDSRRPGTEAELRPEGRRSLRMGAVFPRAPAPAPADSPPAKPGSHTLRPRSFPTPTKCLRCTSLMLGLSRQGLACEACSYFCHSACAPLAPPCPVPPELLRTVLGVNAETGIGTAYEGFLAVPRPSGVRRGWQRVFAMLSDLRLLLYDAPDPKFSPTSNALIQTLDLRDPQFSAAPVLASDVIHAQSRDLPRIFRVTASQLTVPPTLCSVLLLADSVAERTRWLQVLGELHRLLLDMRPRPLPIYTLKEAYDNALPLMPHALCAAIIDHGRLALGTEDGLYVIHLHTNEIFQVGECKRVQRLAVSQPVGLLAVLCGRGPSVRLFALDELESSEAAGAKIAESRGCQSLAAGRVLQASTPILCVAVKRQVLCYQLGPGPGPWHRRIRELQVPGPVQSLALVGDRLCVGAAGAFSLYPLLNEAAPLVLGSGLATEGPGPSEALGAVELSLSEFLLLVSTAGIYVDRTGKKSRSQELLWPAAPIGWGYTAPYLTVFSENAIDVFDVRKAEWVQSLPLKKVRPLNPEGSLCLFGLEKVRLTYLRYRLAEKDEFDIPDLTDNSRRQLIRTKSKRRFFFRVSEEQRQQQRREMLKDPFVRSKFISSPTNFSHLAHMGPGDGKPELPADPEEKARGGSRSHGTPRPHSFSETPRRPASMGSEVLLPDTDSVRRKPRTSLSSESVSCSQGALSPAVSLNQISDRPRSLPPAPESESSR; encoded by the exons ATGGAGAGCAGGCTGCGGGCCCTGCAGAGGCTGGCGCGCGGGGAGCCGGCCGGCCTCCTGGACGGGCTGCTGGACCTCCTCCTGGGGCTGCACCAGGAGCTCTCGAGCGCCCCCCTGCGCCGGGAGAGGAACGTGGCGCACTTCCTCAGCTGGG CTACCCCCTTTGTGACAAAGGTGAAGGAACTGAGGCTTCAGAGAGATGACTTTGAGATCCTCAAAGTGATTGGCCGAGGAGCCTTTGGGGAG GTCGCTGTGGTGAGACAAAAGAACACCGACCAGATCTTTGCCATGAAGATGCTGCACAAATGGGAGATGCTGAAGAGGGCCGAG ACCGCCTGCTTCCGGGAGGAGCGAGATGTCCTGGTGAAGGGAGATGGCCACTGGGTGACGACTCTCCATTGGGCTTTCCAAGATGATGAATATCTG TATTTGGTAATGGACTACTATGCTGGTGGGGACCTGCTGACCCTGCTGAGTCGTTTTGAGGACCGGCTGCCCCCTGAGCTGGCACAGTTCTACCTGGCAGAGATGGTGCTGGCCATCCACTCACTGCACCAGCTGGGCTATGTACACAG GGACGTCAAGCCGGACAATGTGCTTCTGGACACCAATGGGCACATTCGCTTGGCAGATTTTGGCTCCTGCCTGCGGCTCAATGCCAATGGAATG GTGGACTCTTCAGTGGCCGTTGGCACCCCAGACTACATCTCCCCCGAGATTCTACAAGccatggaggaaggaaagggcCACTATGGGCCACAGTGTGACTGGTGGTCCCTGGGGGTCTGTATGTATGAGCTGCTCTTCGGAGAGACCCCCTTCTATGCGGAGTCTCTGGTGGAGACCTATGGCAAGATCATGAACTATGAG GACCACCTGCAGTTCCCTCCAGATGTCCCCGAGGTGTCAGAGAGTGCCCGGGACCTGATCCGCAAACTCCTGTGTCGCCAGGAGGAGAGGCTGGGCCGGGGGGGTCTGGATGACTTCCGGGCTCACCCCTTCTTCGAGGGGGTGGACTGGGAGCAGCTCCCGACCAGCACTGCCCCCTATATTCCCGAGCTCCAGGGGCCTGTGGACACCTCCAACTTTGATGTGGATGATGATACCCTTAACCATCCG GGGACCCTGCCACCTGCTTCCCATGGGACCTTCTCTGGCCACCACCTGCCCTTTGTGGGTTTCACCTTCAC CCCCTGCCCCAGCTCAGATAAGAGCCCTGACCCGCTGGCCCCCAGTCTGGAGTGGAAATCAGGGCACCTGGAGAAAGCAGAGCTGAATGGAAGCCTGCAAG ATTTCCAGCAGAGAGCTGCCCCTGGCTGCCAGGAACTGGAGCAGCTGAGGAAGGAGGTGGACAGCCTTCGGAAGAAGCTCGCAG AAGCCCAGGCTGAGGGGGCACCAGGAGGGAAGCCGATCCCTGTGAGCAATTGGCAGCAGGAGAGAGACCAGCTTTGCCAG GACCTGTCAGAGGCTCGGGCCCAGCTGCAGACCCAGGCCCAGGAGCTGCTCATCTCTGACGGGAGGCAAAAGGAGCTGCAACAGAGGCTGAAGGAGGCCGAGGAGGCCATGGGAGCTGCCAGGAGCCGGGCCCAGGCCCTAAGTCGCCAACTGGACGATGCCCGGGAAGCCCAGGCTGAG CTAGAGACCAAGGTGACCACCTTGAGCACTGAAGTCTCCCGGCTCCGGAAGCAGAGGGAGCGGAGCAGGGAGAAGGAGCGTGCCCGAGGCAAG GCCAGCCAGCCAACTCCTGAGACCAATGGCTCCGGCCCCCTGAGCCCAACTCTCCAGGGGCCTGGGCAGCAGGAGGCCCTGAAGAAGGAGCTGGATGCTTTGAGATCTCAGCTGGAGCAGGCTCGGAGCCAGGG GACCTCCAGCCTCAAAGGGAGGGACGAACTGTTACGGCTACAGGAGGAGAACAGACGTCTGACCCAGGCACAGGAGCAG CTGTCGGGAGAGCTGGAGCGGGAGAAGCAGATCCAGAGACAACTGGAAGGAGAGAAGCGGGAGAATGAGAGCAACTGGGAGGCTCAGATTTCCGACATCCTCACCTG GGTCAATGACGAGAAGGTCTCTCGAGGCTACCTGCAGGCTCTGGCCACCAAGATGGCGGAGGAGCTGGAGGCTTTACGGAGCGCCGGCACCCAGACCCTCCCGGCCCGGCCCCTG GACCACCAGTGGAAGGCCCGGCGGCTCCAGAAGATGGAGGCCTCGGCCAAACTGGAGCTTCAGTCTGCCCTGGAGGCTGAAATTCGAGCCAAGCAGAGCCTTCAGGAGGAGCTGGGCCGGGTGCAGGAAGCCCAGCGCCTCGGGGAGAG CCACTTGCAGGAAGCTGAGAAACGTAACCAGGCGCTGCAGCAGGAGCTGGCCACCCTGAAGGAGGAGCTGAAGGCCCGGGGGCTGGGGG ATTCCAAACCGTCCAATTCTCTAATTCCATTCCTGTCCTTTCGGAGCTCAGAG AAGGATGCTTCGAAGGATCCCGCCAGCTTCCCAGACCCACCCGACTCCCGACGCCCCGGAACTGAGGCAGAGCTACGCCCAGAGGGCCGCCGCAGCCTGCGGATGGGG GCCGTCTTTCCTCGAGCTCCAGCCCCAGCTCCGGCCGACAGCCCTCCAGCCAAG CCCGGTTCCCATACTCTGCGCCCCCGGAGCTTCCCGACCCCCACCAAGTGTCTGAGATGTACCTCGCTCATGCTGGGCCTTAGCCGCCAGGGCCTGGCCTGTGAAG CCTGTAGTTATTTCTGCCATTCAGCCTGTGCCCCCCTGGCCCCTCCCTGTCCTGTGCCTCCCGAGCTTCTCCGGACAGTCCTGGGGGTGAACGCTGAGACTGGCATTGGAACAGCTTATGAGGGCTTCCTAGCG GTGCCACGTCCCTCAGGGGTACGCCGGGGCTGGCAGAGGGTGTTTGCCATGCTCAGTGACCTCCGCCTCCTCCTGTATGATGCCCCTGACCCAAAGTTCTCCCCTACAAGCAATGCCCTCATTCAGACACTGGACTTAAG GGACCCCCAGTTCTCAGCCGCCCCAGTCCTAGCATCTGACGTCATCCATGCACAGTCCCGGGACCTGCCCCGCATCTTCCGG GTAACAGCATCCCAGCTGACCGTCCCCCCGACCCTGTGCTCTGTGCTGCTACTGGCCGACAGTGTGGCAGAGAGGACCCGCTGGCTGCAGGTCCTGGGGGAGCTGCATCGCCTCCTGCTGGACATGCGGCCCCGGCCCCTCCCCATCTACACCCTGAAGGAGGCCTATGACAATGCTCTGCCCCTGATGCCCCATGCTCTCTGCGCAGCCATCATTG aCCATGGGCGTCTGGCCCTGGGCACTGAAGACGGACTCTACGTCATCCACCTGCACACCAATG AAATCTTCCAGGTGGGTGAGTGTAAGCGGGTCCAGCGCCTGGCCGTCAGCCAGCCCGTGGGGCTCCTGGCTGTGCTGTGTGGCCGTGGCCCCAGTGTCCGTCTTTTTGCCCTGGATGAGCTGGAGAGCAGCGAGGCGGCGGGGGCCAAGATCGCCGAGTCGAGGGGCTGTCAGAGTCTGGCGGCAGGCCGGGTCCTACAGGCCAGCACCCCCATACTCTGTGTGGCCGTCAAGAGGCAGGTCCTCTGCTACCAGCTGGGGCCTGGCCCCGGCCCCTGGCACCGGCGCATCCGAGAACTGCAGGTGCCTGGGCCTGTGCAGAGCCTGGCGCTGGTGGGCGACCGGCTGTGCGTTGGGGCAGCCGGAGCCTTCTCCCTTTACCCACTGCTCAACGAGGCGGCCCCTCTGGTGCTAGGGTCTGGGCTGGCCACCGAGGGGCCGGGCCCCAGTGAGGCACTGGGCGCTGTGGAGCTCAGCCTCAGTGAGTTCCTGCTCCTGGTCTCCACGGCGGGCATCTACGTGGACAGGACGGGAAAGAAGTCCAGGAGCCAGGAGCTCCTCTGGCCGGCAGCACCCATAGGTTGGG GCTACACAGCCCCCTATCTGACAGTGTTCAGCGAGAATGCCATAGATGTGTTTGATGTCCGGAAAGCTGAGTGGGTCCAGTCTTTGCCACTCAAGAAG GTCCGTCCCCTGAACCCAGAGGGTTCCCTTTGTCTCTTCGGCTTGGAGAAAGTTCGACTGACCTACCTCAGATATCGGCTGGCCG AGAAGGATGAGTTTGACATCCCTGACCTGACTGACAACAGCCGGCGCCAGCTGATCCGGACCAAGAGCAAACGGCGCTTTTTTTTCCGAGTCTCTGAGGAGCAGCGCCAACAGCAACGCAG GGAGATGCTGAAGGACCCCTTTGTACGCTCGAAGTTCATCTCCTCGCCAACCAACTTCAGCCACCTGGCCCACATGGGTCCTGGTGACGGGAAACCGGAGCTGCCCGCG GATCCTGAGGAGAAGGCCCGGGGAGGAAGCCGGAGCCACGGCACCCCCAGACCCCACAGCTTTTCAGAGACTCCCCGACGCCCGGCCTCCATGGGCAGTGAGGTCCTCCTGCCAGACACAGACTCCG TGAGGAGGAAACCCCGGACGTCCCTCTCCAGTGAGTCGGTGTCCTGTAGCCAGGGTGCCCTGAGTCCAGCAGTCTCCTTGAACCAG ATCTCAGACCGACCCCGGAGCCTTCCCCCGGCCCCTGAATCTGAGAGTTCCCGCTGA